The Methanotorris formicicus Mc-S-70 DNA window CAGTAAAAAACGTCCTTGCCAATGGATTAATCCCCTTATTATTTGTTATTCTGTATTTCTTTGGGTTTAAATTGGCATTATTTGGATATGTTGGTTCAATAGCGGCAGCAACATCAGATACATTTTCATCTGAATTAGGGGTTTTGTCAAAGGAAACACCAAGATTAATAACCACTCTAAAAAAAGTAGAAAAAGGAACTGATGGAGGAATAACGTTCTTTGGGACATTTGCTGGGTTGATGGGGGCTTTTTTGATAGGTATTGCAAGTTATTTACTATTTAAAAATTATGATTTAATCTGGATTGCAACAGTCTCGGGAATCTTTGGTAATTTGGTAGATAGTTTTTGCGGAGCAGTGTTTGAGAGGCAGGGGATTATGAATAAGGAACATGTTAACTTTATAGCAACACTAATTGGGGGGAT harbors:
- a CDS encoding TIGR00297 family protein, with protein sequence MDIISKFFLAVVVVCILVLLIKRSNSLDNRGICASSVMAFIIILGAGLTWLMVLLSFFVLGVLVSRTGYSAKKKMRLGESKRTVKNVLANGLIPLLFVILYFFGFKLALFGYVGSIAAATSDTFSSELGVLSKETPRLITTLKKVEKGTDGGITFFGTFAGLMGAFLIGIASYLLFKNYDLIWIATVSGIFGNLVDSFCGAVFERQGIMNKEHVNFIATLIGGICGILLV